In Colletotrichum higginsianum IMI 349063 chromosome 1, whole genome shotgun sequence, one genomic interval encodes:
- a CDS encoding Cystathionine gamma-synthase: MPVLRPTTEWGHCMPPESDYGITTYAPGWDSAIKIRDGDPATMARIVHLYPRFGPFGPVARALKAICAKIQTPEGHGALYFTSPVSFAAVRAHALHPYRKQHVLVERDLGYRCVDVGDVRLYLVTYPMPKTPGVIGAWQNPGFGVSIRLAEKLLRDLDSLKEVGLEADLPPPSTEFLPEGEAHGKLRGRIAGLLRRAAIDPENARAESKDVFLYPTGMAAIAAANRTIQDYRPGSVVVLGCAFRSTLQHLEESSPRGYKHFGPVDAKGLGVFESWLDEEFVAGKGVSYVFAEFPNNPLLASIDIGRLGKLAEKHGFMIVLDDTVGSFANIDVLSEADILVSSLTKSFSGYANVMGGSTVLNPLSPHYPALSPLWYETYHNELYIGDAEVLLSNSDDYLPRTAILNRNAAAMAKHLHAHAKDPSTPVARVLYPSLLPDYEVYRARLRKPTPELPEPAAGCLMSVEFDSVAAARAFYDRLAFYPGPHLGAHRTLSFAYNLLAFSKHPDEAAYHRSYGILEEMVRISAGLEDVQDLLDTLDDALVAAREAKDKLAEGPRTLEAAAGLGFAA, encoded by the exons ATGCCAGTTCTGAGGCCGACCACTGAATGGGGTCACTGCATGCCCCCCGAGTCGGACTACGGCATCACAACCTACGCGCCAGGCTGGGATTCGGCAATCAAGATCCGTGATGGCGACCCGGCCACCATGGCCCGCATTGTGCACCTCTACCCCCGATTTGGTCCCTTCGGGCCCGTTGCCAGA GCTCTCAAGGCCATCTGTGCCAAGATCCAAACGCCCGAGGGCCACGGCGCGCTCTACTTCACCTCTCCCGTGTCATTCGCCGCGGTGCGCGCCCACGCCCTCCACCCTTACCGCAAGCAGCACGTCCTAGTCGAAAGAGATCTGGGCTACCGGTGCGTCGATGTGGGCGATGTGCGGCTGTACCTCGTCACGTATCCCATGCCCAAGACACCCGGGGTCATCGGCGCCTGGCAGAACCCCGGGTTCGGGGTTTCCATCCGCCTGGCGGAGAAGCTGCTGCGAGACCTTGACTCGCTGAAGGAAgttggcctcgaggcggACTTGCCGCCCCCGTCGACGGAATTTCtgcccgagggcgaggcgcaTGGGAAGCTGAGGGGGCGCATCGCGGGACTCCTGCGCAGGGCCGCGATCGACCCGGAGAACGCCAGGGCCGAGAGCAAAGACGTGTTTCTGTACCCCACGGGgatggccgccatcgccgcggcGAACAGGACGATCCAGGACTACCGGCCCGGCAGCGTCGTGGTTCTCGGCTGCGCGTTCCGTAGCACCTTGCAGCACCTCGAGGAGTCCTCGCCGCGTGGATACAAGCACTTCGGGCCGGTCGACGCAAAGGGCCTGGGTGTGTTTGAGAGCTggctcgacgaggagttTGTCGCAGGGAAGGGCGTGAGCTATGTCTTTGCCGAGTTCCCCAACAACCCCTTGCTGGCAAGCATCGACATCGGACGCCTGGGGAAACTT GCGGAGAAGCACGGGTTCATGATCGTTCTCGACGACACGGTCGGCTCCTTTGCCAACATCGACGTCCTCTCGGAGGCGGACATCCTCGTCTCTTCCCTCACGAAGTCGTTTTCGGGCTACGCAAACGTCATGGGGGGCAGTACCGTCCTGAACCCCCTTTCGCCACACTACCCGGCTCTCTCGCCCCTCTGGTACGAAACGTACCACAACGAACTCTACATCGGCGACGCGGAGGTCTTGCTTTCCAACTCGGACGACTACCTCCCGCGCACCGCGATCCTGAACCgtaacgccgccgccatggccaagcATCTCCACGCCCACGCCAAGGATCCTTCGACCCCCGTCGCCAGGGTTCTCTATCCGTCCCTCCTCCCGGACTATGAGGTCTATAGGGCTCGCCTGCGCAAGCCAACCCCTGAACTCCCGGAGCCTGCCGCGGGGTGCCTCATGAGCGTCGAGTTCGACTCCGTTGCCGCGGCGCGCGCGTTCTATGACCGATTGGCGTTCTATCCAGGCCCCCATCTCGGCGCCCACCGCACGCTCAGCTTCGCGTACAACCTGCTCGCCTTCAGCAAACACCCTGACGAGGCGGCGTACCATCGGTCGTACGGCATCCTGGAGGAGATGGTGCGCATCTCGGCGGGCCTGGAGGACGTACAAGACTTGCTGGACACGTTGGACGACGCACTGGTTGCTGCTCGGGAGGCCAAGGATAAGTTGGCGGAGGGGCCGAGGACGTTGGAGGCTGCTGCCGGGTTGGGGTTTGCCGCTTGA
- a CDS encoding MCM2/3/5 family protein, which produces MSSPSKRSTRSSTAGTPRRSTRNNPDTAARSSPAPADEEAQPPAETPRATRRSQLASSPLFYESSPSQTPGGRRNAPANGDVSSPLRNMSNSQSTAAGPAPSSPLRQDIDTQSTGDGDRTPRASGMARESSPIRYEPSSSPGRSVRPFQSDLRSESSGLFVTDRSSRSRRGDINSEGLRTPRRRLVLDPSGRVTTDAPGSDAPSFSNPDPNTSEADRLGGAGESTIWGTTVSIDDTFASFKDFLRHFTRKYQLYREGWSEADVQAAPDAESKPYWEALENMLLLGTTRLYLDIADLNTYPPTRKLWYHIQAYPQEIIPIMDQSVHDLMVELARTESQRQRAFQSGSGDAARRSNTAPSSDLAFPSSDHAGSDAPTPRPAAELPSKEDEIAQMIYMVRPFGLDTTTNLRDLNPSDMDRLITVKGLVIRTTPVIPDMKEAFFRCNVCNHSVSVSLDRGKIREPTECPRARCASKNSMQIVHNRCTFEDKQVIKLQETPDAVPAGQTPHSVSVCVYNELVDFCKAGDRVQLTGIFRVSPVRVNPRQRTIKSVYKTYVDVLHVQKVDKKRMGVDPSTLGIEGEEDEGGDNNIEETKKISPEEEEKIRETAARSDIYDLLSRSLAPSIYEMDDVKKGILLQLFGGTNKTFTKGGSPRYRGDINVLLCGDPSTSKSQILSYVHKIAPRGVYTSGKGSSAVGLTAYVTRDPETRQLVLESGALVLSDGGVCCIDEFDKMSESTRSVLHEVMEQQTVSVAKAGIITTLNARTSILASANPIGSRYNPDLPVPQNIDLPPTLLSRFDLVYLILDRADEKSDARLARHLLSLYLEDKPESAHTKEDILPVEFLTDYISFARANIHPTIAQDAAQELVEQYLEMRKLGQDVRAAEKRITATTRQLESMIRLSEAHAKMRLSTTVVREDVKEAARLIRSALKTAATDSQGRIDMSLLTEGTSAADRRKKEEIKEAVLHLLDEMTSNGQTVRWSEVARRLSEGASMPVEQSDFNETMRTLEMEGLVMIGGEGARRSIRRVTAVV; this is translated from the exons ATGTCTTCACCTTCAAAGAGGTCGACACGAAGTTCGACTGCTGGTACCCCCCGCCGGTCAACAAGAAACAACCCAGATACGGCTGCACGCAGCagccccgcgcccgcagACGAAGAGGCGCAACCCCCGGCAGAAACTCCTCGTGCTACCCGCCGTTCGCAGCTTGCGTCGAGTCCGCTTTTCTACGAATCTTCGCCGTCGCAGACGCCCGGCGGTCGCCGTAATGCCCCGGCAAATGGCGATGTCTCGTCGCCTTTGCGAAACATGAGCAACAGCCAAAgcactgctgctggccctgcTCCCAGCTCACCGCTCCGTCAAGACATAGACACCCAATCCACTGGCGATGGTGATAGGACCCCGCGTGCGAGTGGAATGGCGAGAG AGTCATCCCCTATTCGATACGAGCCCAGTTCTAGCCCAGGCCGGTCGGTACGGCCGTTTCAATCCGACTTGCGCAGTGAGAGCAGTGGTCTCTTCGTCACTGATCGCTCATCGCGTTCTCGTAGAGGCGACATCAACTCGGAAGGTCTCAGAACACCCCGCCGTCGCTTAGTTTTGGATCCTTCTGGCAGAGTGACCACCGACGCGCCAGGCTCCGATGCGCCTTCATTTAGCAACCCCGACCCCAACACTTCGGAGGCTGACCGCCTCGGAGGGGCGGGTGAGAGCACTATTTGGGGTACCACCGTGTCGATCGATGACACTTTCGCGTCTTTCAAGGATTTCTTGAGGCACTTCACCAGGAAATACCAGCTGTATAGAGAGGGCTGGTCCGAGGCTGACGTCCAAGCTGCCCCCGATGCCGAGTCCAAGCCGTACTGGGAGGCCCTTGAGAACATGCTTCTTCTGGGCACAACCAGACTTTACCTCGACATTGCCGATCTGAACACATACCCGCCGACGCGGAAGCTCTGGTATCACATCCAGGCCTACCCCCAAGAAATCATTCCTATAATGGATCAGTCTGTTCACGACTTGATGGTCGAGTTGGCTAGAACCGAAAGCCAGAGGCAGCGCGCGTTCCAGAGCGGTTCTGGTGATGCCGCTAGGCGAAGCAATACAGCCCCCAGTTCGGATCTTGCGTTCCCGAGCTCCGACCACGCGGGCTCTGACGCCCCGACCCCACGACCGGCTGCCGAACTCCCATCGAAGGAGGATGAGATTGCCCAGATGATTTATATGGTTCGGCCGTTCGGATTGGACACGACTACTAATCTCCGTGACCTGAACCCCTCGGACATGGACAGACTCATCACCGTCAAGGGTCTTGTCATTCGCACCACACCAGTCATTCCTGATATGAAGGAGGCTTTCTTCCGGTGCAATGTTTGCAACCACTCTGTCAGCGTCAGCCTTGACAGAGGCAAGATCCGCGAGCCCACCGAGTGCCCGCGAGCCCGTTGCGCCTCCAAGAACTCCATGCAAATTGTCCACAACCGTTGCACATTCGAAGATAAGCAGGTCATCAAGCTTCAGGAGACTCCAGACGCTGTCCCCGCTGGTCAGACACCCCACTCGGTCTCAGTATGTGTGTACAACGAACTAGTGGACTTCTGCAAGGCCGGTGACAGAGTCCAGCTTACGGGTATTTTCCGTGTCAGCCCTGTGCGTGTAAACCCGCGCCAGAGAACCATTAAGAGCGTGTACAAGACCTACGTGGATGTTCTGCACGTGCAAAAGGTGGACAAGAAGAGAATGGGCGTCGACCCCTCTACGCTCGGTATCGAGGGTGAAGaggacgaaggcggcgacaACAACATCGAGGAGACCAAGAAGATCAGTccggaggaagaagaaaagatcAGAGAGACTGCGGCCAGGTCGGACATCTACGATCTTCTCTCACGCTCACTCGCCCCCTCGATTTATGAGATGGACGACGTGAAGAAGGGCATTCTTTTGCAGCTGTTCGGTGGCACCAACAAGACTTTCACAAAGGGTGGCAGCCCCAGGTACAGAGGCGATATCAACGTCCTGCTCTGCGGTGATCCGTCCACGTCAAAGTCTCAGATCCTCTCTTACGTACACAAGATTGCCCCCCGTGGCGTATACACCAGTGGCAAGGGATCTTCCGCGGTCGGTTTGACTGCATACGTCACGCGAGACCCGGAAACTCGCCAGCTTGTGCTCGAGTCCGGTGCCCTGGTTTTGTCCGACGGTGGCGTTTGCTGCATCGACGAGTTCGACAAGATGTCAGAATCTACACGTTCTGTTCTTCACGAAGTCATGGAGCAGCAAACTGTTTCCGTTGCCAAGGCAGGCATCATCACCACTCTCAACGCCCGGACAAGTATTTTGGCCTCGGCCAACCCCATTGGCAGTCGCTACAACCCGGATCTCCCCGTGCCTCAGAACATCGATCTGCCCCCAACACTGCTCTCTCGTTTCGATCTGGTCTATCTCATCCTTGACCGGGCCGATGAAAAGAGCGATGCTCGTCTCGCTCGCCATCTTCTATCTCTGTACCTCGAAGACAAGCCAGAGTCTGCCCACACTAAGGAAGACATTCTG CCCGTCGAGTTTCTCACCGACTACATCTCCTTCGCCCGCGCCAACATTCATCCGACCATCGCACAGGATGCTGCCCAGGAACTGGTTGAACAATACCTCGAGATGCGCAAGCTTGGCCAGGATGttcgcgccgccgagaaACGCATCACTGCTACTACTCGTCAACTCGAGTCCATGATTCGTCTGTCAGAGGCTCATGCCAAGATGCGGCTGTCTACGACAGTCGTTCGCGAGGACGTGAAAGAAGCCGCCCGTCTTATTCGCTCTGCTCTTAAGACTGCCGCCACTGACTCCCAGGGTCGCATCGATATGAGTCTCCTGACAGAAGGCACCAGCGCCGCCGACCGccgcaagaaggaggagatcaaggaggCGGTGCTCCACCTACTCGATGAGATGACCAGCAACGGACAGACCGTCAGGTGGAGCGAGGTCGCCAGAAGACTGAGCGAAGGTGCGAGCATGCCGGTGGAGCAGAGCGATTTCAACGAGACAATGCGGAccttggagatggagggTCTCGTCATGATTGGCGGTGAGGGTGCGAGGAGAAGCATCAGGAGAGTCACGGCTGTTGTGTAA
- a CDS encoding Clathrin adaptor complex small chain, translating into MAPGMSLFSVNAILILSIEDGSRLFSKYYSAPHHTGSATHNGNSNSSGSPYPDVKSQKAFEKGLLEKTAKQTGDIILYDNRIVLYKMESDVMMYVVGGVDENEVLLYNVILALRDSLHLLFKQSVDKRTIVENYDLVSLAIDEIVDDGIILETDPTIIVQRVSKAPAQDVDLRRIDLSEQGVNNLAQLGKSKLADWLRQGL; encoded by the exons ATGGCTCCTGGAATGTCCCTTTTCTCCGTCAACGCGATTCTGATCCTCAGCATTGAGGATGGATCGCGTCTATTCTCCAAGTATTACAGCGCACCCCACCACACCGGCTCGGCGACACACAACG GCAACTCGAACTCTTCTGGCAGTCCGTATCCCGATGTGAAGTCGCAAAAGGCCTTTGAGAAGGGCCTCTTGGAGAAGACTGCGAAGCAGACCGGCGATATCATCCTGTACGATAACCGGATTGTGCTCTACAAGATGGAATCAGACGTCATGATGTACGTGGTCGgaggcgtcgacgagaacgaggtGCTCCTCTACAACGTCATCCTGGCCCTGAGAGACTCCCTGCACCTGCTCTTCAA GCAATCCGTCGACAAGCGCACAATCGTTGAAAACTACGACCTCGTTTCCCTCGCTATTGACGagatcgtcgacgacggcatcattCTCGAAACCGACcccaccatcatcgtccaAAGAGTGAGCAAGGCGCCGGCGCAAGATGTCGACCTCCGCCGCATCGACCTCAGCGAACAAGGTGTCAACAACTTGGCCCAGCTTGGCAAGTCGAAACTGGCCGACTGGCTGCGACAAGGCTTGTAA
- a CDS encoding YrdC protein, with amino-acid sequence METRIVQVEAQGLGSFRDVEGPERLSHWEVTSTASGSSIAALRDAAEYIRIKDTPVAFPTETVYGLGADATRSGAVKGIYSAKGRPSDNPLISHVCDLDMLRGLLRPEKRMTNGDSAGRDPIPEIYKPLIEKFWPGPLTILLRNPEPSKLAPEVTAGLASFGVRMPSSPLALTLIKLAGVPLAAPSANASTKPSPTTAHHVYHDLEGRIELILDGGACQVGVESTVVDGLCDPPVVLRPGGVSMEELRTCAGWEGVIKAYKDESETGKSAPRAPGMKYKHYSPKAKVVLYEWGCGAGTEGIMPEDLQKALLQQNGDVTATNGSGPTSIRIGIIRTRRWKTAGGLQTGVLQVSKVYVDGAAAANARDEAAYEVQEGELQDAEEKPMATILDIDLGDDTRGIAQGLFSALRDLDRRGAGVIFVDGIDDRNDIAEAVMNRLRKAASEIRA; translated from the coding sequence ATGGAGACCAGAATCGTCCAGGTTGAAGCTCAAGGGTTGGGAAGTTTTAGGGACGTCGAGGGACCTGAGAGGTTAAGTCACTGGGAAGTCACCAGCACCGCCTCGGGTTCATCAATAGCCGCCCTGCGCGACGCTGCAGAATATATACGCATCAAGGACACCCCCGTGGCCTTCCCCACCGAGACGGTCTACGGCCTGGGTGCCGACGCGACACGGAGCGGCGCTGTCAAAGGCATCTACTCCGCCAAGGGCCGGCCATCGGACAACCCCTTAATATCCCATGTCTGCGACCTGGATATGCTGAGGGGATTGCTGCGACCTGAGAAGCGGATGACCAATGGGGACTCGGCGGGGAGGGATCCGATCCCTGAAATTTACAAGCCGCTCATCGAAAAGTTCTGGCCCGGCCCCCTGACGATCCTGCTACGGAATCCGGAGCCAAGCAAGCTCGCACCCGAGGTCACGGCGGGCCTGGCGAGCTTTGGTGTCCGGatgccgtcttcgccgtTGGCCTTGACGCTGATCAAGCTTGCCGGCGTCCCATTGGCCGCGCCGTCTGCCAACGCCTCGACCAAACCGTCTCCCACGACAGCGCATCATGTTTACCACGATCTGGAAGGGCGCATTGAGCTGATCCTGGACGGCGGAGCATGTCAGGTTGGCGTAGAGAGTACTGTCGTTGACGGGCTCTGCGACCCGCCTGTCGTGCTGAGGCCCGGCGGCGTGAGCATGGAAGAACTGCGGACCTGCGCCGGGTGGGAGGGCGTCATCAAGGCGTACAAGGACGAGAGCGAGACAGGGAAGTCTGCGCCGCGGGCGCCGGGGATGAAGTACAAGCACTACAGCCCCAAGGCAAAGGTTGTGCTGTACGAATGGGGTTGCGGGGCGGGGACCGAGGGCATCATGCCCGAGGATCTGCAGAAGGCGCTTCTCCAGCAGAACGGTGATGTCACTGCTACCAACGGTTCAGGACCGACTTCGATAAGAATTGGAATCATccggacgaggaggtggaAGACCGCGGGAGGGCTGCAGACGGGCGTGCTCCAGGTCTCCAAGGTCTACGTTGATGGGGCTGCGGCAGCGAATGCCAGAGACGAGGCGGCGTACGAGGTCCAGGAGGGCGAGCTGCAGGACGCAGAGGAGAAGCCCATGGCGACGATTCTCGACATAGATCTAGGGGACGACACCAGGGGCATCGCTCAGGGGCTCTTCTCGGCGCTGAGAGATCTGGACAGGAgaggcgccggcgtcatctTCGTGGATGGCATTGACGACAGAaacgacatcgccgaggccgtaATGAACAGGCTCCGTAAGGCAGCTTCGGAAATTCGGGCATAG